A window from Pararge aegeria chromosome 6, ilParAegt1.1, whole genome shotgun sequence encodes these proteins:
- the LOC120624648 gene encoding uncharacterized protein LOC120624648 yields the protein MLSKFIRPFCPLARTLLAPQFKTVRQSVTRYSELIPASQYDVPLSPRLHLIYALKNYWELIPLFIITCTSLTFMTLSFAWAYFHKVDVVYRTHSRENISRTMDLRNPSVHKVIIINQRYEPWPEMQDSLDKMKMAEKRALVRLQSCSHA from the exons ATGCTTTCGAAGTTCATCAGACCTTTCTGCCCGCTGGCAAGGACGCTACTTGCGCCGCAGTTTAAAACTGTCCGTCAAAGTGTGACCAGGTACAGCGAGCTAATACCAGCTTCGCAATACGACGTGCCTTTATCACCGAGGCTTCATCTCATTTACGCGTTGAAGAACTATTGGGAGTTGATACCATTGTTTATTATAACGTGCACGAGCCTCACTTTTATGACGTTGTCTTTCGCATGGGCCTACTTTCATAAG GTGGACGTGGTGTACAGAACGCACAGCCGGGAGAACATATCGCGCACCATGGACCTGCGCAACCCCTCGGTGCACaaggtcatcattatcaaccagcGCTACGAGCCCTGGCCCGAGATGCAGGACTCGTTGGACAAGATGAAGATGGCGGAGAAGCGAGCGCTGGTGCGGCTGCAGTCCTGCAGTCACGCTTAG
- the LOC120624534 gene encoding uncharacterized protein LOC120624534, translating into MTLRTPRRRISPRTKRKYRAIKNFLRRALGTSSQRGTKTSSSIEVSVSNLKSKIIDIEQQLNSVSQHCQDVTCLENNFREESENSLVQLQQVEGEDIRNTGNSDTNDVETKLLYKSSSSQHRRPDRNNTLCTDEHDETKDMESANRSVAQNSRDFQFKQENMEFQKKKREKNDFDLVDRRRTHLKTITTNPIYSTSSFHSLIDSGNKHCSQPGYDSHRHEKRHPRKEHTEPLIVKEHENRERTHERELIDDRHNKRRTKRVYSEVDKDFIADIIKRQYRPVKLFGRRDSGFSQFSAPVCRDQEFMVCDDIQRGVELCSCCFDKCRKTKHRHGRYTDLSDMKSICDTRLYSKRNRRHKLERNNTDDYNNSALYDVVPVREKSSPKARRKFKEDNIFAYQCCREVPPSPRSNRPKLNLKVQHYANYEDSLYRERPSLRISPTRDGRKKVLNGIESDVSSEYYLRRTKAENLNKSRKPDPIHEDVGTMSSLQYTNFANEQYVPNNDTTLNTQLTDATAHKTDKTLCEIKDILKTFLLEIKKETTYSDRSCGTSKVDNKQMTLHQENTQTNSNTIPISGDSFNTYNIRQAGMQPFMPAFPNPCCYPIVPICPVNCLQNGYVIPSPSYTCNLCAKTSKDHECPDHKSKPPEELNTNNETQELIKEIYKFVLQKPKTPRTEECGNINNSARSKNEYLFENKILHNRYVGGCTKASKHDANVGTHLLKCYSKSCEAFGSKIASDTYNTNASYSDTILEKLSFKATQSSIETDLSTDVPEEKVRRGKLSKLFNTLRLFKKKKRDVIEEMNESESIAGVEEKRSPPFKQHIQCYAMHGQDYFHPPVPEQHCCYSPCHECFGNDYDPRTNYPQPPHDFYNNHKYRYDHPSAPQYSQKYPTAPPYPNYDPFYNQIPPQVPLCLKEIEVKNVGTQSERTALMQKIVKKTTAQQQQEASRYTTPGKEKTNFWKSLQEKAYQNQNDTMNFSLKTQKDLAQGDMNLKNVMMKKLFYKKNPFSPRNLIMRTLLGKDKSSYGNPPKIFRPRMFL; encoded by the exons ATGACACTTCGCACTCCGCGCCGCCGCATATCGCCCCGCACCAAGCGGAAATACCGAGCCATCAAAAACTTCTTACGAAGAGCATTAG GAACTTCATCACAACGGGGCACCAAGACAAGTTCAAGTATCGAAGTGAGCGTCTCAAATTTGAAAAGCAAAATAATAGACATCGAGCAGCAGCTTAATAGCGTCAGTCAACACTGCCAAGATGTAACTTGCCTCGAAAACAACTTTAGAGAAGAATCGGAAAATTCATTAGTTCAGTTGCAACAAGTAGAAGGCGAAGACATAAGAAATACGGGAAACAGCGATACGAACGACGTAGAAACAAAACTTCTGTACAAGTCTTCAAGTAGCCAACATCGTAGACCCGATAGGAACAACACTCTGTGCACCGATGAGCATGACGAGACAAAAGATATGGAATCGGCAAACCGAAGCGTTGCCCAAAACAGCCGAgattttcaatttaaacaagaaaatatggagtttcaaaagaagaagcgtgaaaaaaatgattttgatttagtAGATCGAAGAAGAACACATTTAAAAACCATTACAACAAATCCTATTTATTCAACAAGCAGTTTTCACTCTTTGATTGACTCGGGAAATAAACATTGCTCACAACCTGGCTATGACAGTCATCGCCATGAAAAAAGACACCCCAGAAAAGAACATACCGAACCCTTAATAGTAAAGGAACACGAAAATAGAGAAAGAACGCATGAGAGGGAATTGATTGATGATCGGCATAACAAGAGAAGAACGAAACGGGTTTACTCCGAAGTTGATAAAGATTTTATAGCTGATATCATTAAAAGACAGTATAGACCTGTTAAATTATTTGGAAGGAGAGATTCAGGTTTTAGTCAATTTTCAGCCCCAGTATGCCGTGACCAAGAGTTCATGGTTTGCGATGATATTCAACGAGGAGTTGAGTTATGTTCATGCTGTTTTGATAAGTGCAGAAAGACAAAACATCGCCACGGTCGGTATACCGATCTAAGTGATATGAAGAGTATTTGCGACACTCGTCTTTACAGTAAAAGAAATAGACGTCATAAACTTGAAAGAAATAACACAGACGATTATAATAATTCAGCTTTATATGATGTTGTTCCTGTCAGAGAAAAATCAAGCCCAAAGGCGAGAAGAAAGTTTAAggaagataacatttttgcaTATCAATGCTGTAGAGAAGTTCCACCATCCCCAAGAAGTAATCGtccaaaacttaatttaaaagtacAACATTACGCAAATTATGAAGATAGTCTGTATCGCGAAAGACCGAGCCTGAGAATTTCCCCTACGCGGGATGGCCGCAAGAAAGTTCTCAATGGGATTGAAAGTGACGTCTCGTCCGAATATTATCTCCGGAGAACAAAAGCGGAAAATTTAAACAAGTCTCGAAAACCTGATCCAATTCATGAAGACGTTGGAACAATGAGCAGTCTGCAATATACCAATTTCGCTAATGAACAATACGTACCAAATAATGACACTACACTAAACACCCAGTTAACAGATGCAACAGCACACAAAACTGACAAGACGCTCTGCGAAATAAAAGACatacttaaaacatttttacttgaaattaaaaaagaaactacGTACAGCGATAGATCATGCGGCACGAGTAAAGtagataataaacaaatgaCTCTTCACCAGGAAAACACCCAAACAAACTCTAACACTATACCAATTAGTGGTGACAGTTTTAATACCTACAACATCAGACAAGCCGGTATGCAGCCCTTTATGCCAGCTTTTCCAAATCCCTGTTGTTACCCAATCGTTCCTATATGCCCTGTGAACTGCTTGCAAAATGGTTATGTTATACCAAGTCCTAGTTACACTTGCAATTTGTGTGCTAAAACTTCAAAAGACCACGAATGCCCGGATCACAAAAGTAAACCACCGGAAGAATTAAATACGAACAACGAAACCCAGGAGCTCATTaaggaaatatataaatttgttttacaaaaaccAAAGACACCCCGGACTGAAGAATGTGGCAATATAAACAATAGTGCTAGGtcaaaaaatgaatatttatttgaaaataagatTCTACACAACCGATACGTAGGCGGTTGTACTAAAGCATCGAAACACGATGCTAATGTTGGCACACATCTACTGAAGTGCTACTCTAAAAGCTGTGAAGCTTTCGGATCTAAAATTGCTTCTGATACATATAATACTAATGCTAGTTACTCAGATACTATTTTAGAAAAGCTAAGCTTCAAAGCCACTCAGTCTTCTATTGAAACCGACTTAAGTACAGATGTTCCGGAAGAAAAG gTTAGACGAGGTAAATTATCAAAACTGTTCAATACATTGAGACttttcaaaaagaaaaagagaGATGTTATTGAAGAAATGAATGAGAGTGAGAGTATTGCAGGGGTGGAAGAAAAGCGGAGCCCTCCCTTTAAACAGCACATACAATGCTACGCAATGCACGGTCAAGACTATTTTCATCCACCAGTACCCGAACAACACTGCTGCTATTCTCCTTGCCACGAGTGTTTCGGAAACGACTATGACCCTAGGACTAATTATCCACAACCCCCTCATGATTTCTATAACAACCACAAATACCGCTACGATCACCCATCTGCCCCTCAATACAGCCAAAAATATCCAACAGCTCCTCCTTACCCTAACTACGATCCCTTCTACAACCAGATTCCACCACAAGTACCTTTATGCCTCAAAGAGATTGAAGTGAAAAACGTTGGCACTCAGAGTGAAAGGACAGCTCTAATGCAGAAAATCGTCAAGAAGACAACAGCACAGCAACAGCAAGAAGCTTCCCGATACACTACACCAGGGAAAGAGAAGACTAACTTTTGGAAATCTTTGCAAGAGAAGGCTTACCAAAACCAAAATGATACCATGAACTTTTCTTTAAAAACGCAGAAGGACCTTGCGCAAGGGGATATGAACTTGAAGAACGTGATGATGAAAAAACTgttctacaaaaaaaatcctttttcaCCCAGAAACTTGATAATGCGAACTCTACTCGGAAAGGACAAGTCTAGTTACGGTAATCCTCCGAAGATTTTCCGACCTCGTATGTTCTTGTAA
- the LOC120624321 gene encoding uncharacterized protein LOC120624321: MEMSEVNTNKPYKQRFKGVENFLRRVAFNLGNSASQTEVKIISCIPIDVTDLQHRIQYLERQLQESSKRKKGPRQPRPPATPPSQSLTPPPPMWSSSQPMWQQPPMWQAPPMWGPSPMMQPPMMAGIGPPLSQLSTQPALSMDPQSAQLLQSGQLQQAGQLQQEGQLQQVGQLQQAGQLQQAGQLQQPGQLTQSRNLTQSGQLPQSGQLPPCPPCPQLSTVPCIYTPPNLDDKDGAVGDKASKPKKGDTVVHTALFKESYSGQSMAYEYSSDKSSRSFKSRQTPECSGCCSSKQARKSNVSFVLPAITTNNEQPYCNFSSYENGNPDQNRSAAEPDLAKKRKKKRVSKKKSKQRTELIYFAQNKQTNPFNKKLNSFLSPTNNTVSISHAYLDKIIRKQYDPKFFIQEFSDTSHFSRPICRDSDDKSAGLHESESDVCSCCHGLFQNIDDYMPKGFDSINKITQYERNYTNNKYNNSNLYDIVPVKENTNRLQKESVIPKKEMEIRCWPEQFRYKYHYDPTTEKYRAEINLKRRDKLTTQKTKQMGKLEQVNQDQNRMKTHFHETSKETHDENKETVPELKLKNSESVKSILVKNELIAPDDINMKLHLTNQSKQMELIPNKNKTESTLNQIKSILQSMLAEIKTNTVVNEALEKVPKKDAVVQKEASQNNMQGQSTLLHSFTYNNSYNTNPYLPSCSRQGFLAGQCCLPGVPYNPSFKHLHNFPVFVHTSGRRLCACYCKNSSHNSSKYKQASSAATNTDKDVQNVGNRETEKLIKENYKMAMTMDFPAKENSVSEYDEKKSTRNDFIKKSNTKDIISTGKEVIGKRDIQVEAALISSTISNNSKLATAASTQSEDKHENRYARNEANHNGVLHGIERHSTDTIVEGDGDTCASSDETEEDDIVVVKEYKTPKNERKCLLQRMFKSVNMFRKSKSDKKDQKECDEGSRASDSDDYETIYSGRTVVPPQNDRKQYYKRNSQPNANSTFRPLHGKGRRSPYLEQEYRRQWNEQLVFENQQEKRQSSGRPRSNQSPQYSRPPYWNNYDARTATVEHNMQNQFKDISETKVKKQLKFDPLDKLKDGAAKDKRKWLKKHKLANCGEHWKSFILES, encoded by the exons ATGGAGATGAG CGAAGTAAATACGAACAAACCTTACAAACAACGTTTCAAAGGGGTTGAAAACTTTTTACGCAGAGTTGCTTTCAATTTAG GCAACTCCGCATCACAAACTGAAGTAAAAATCATATCATGTATTCCCATCGACGTGACTGATTTACAGCATCGGATCCAATATTTAGAAAGGCAACTGCAAGAGTCTAGCAAACGGAAGAAGGGGCCCCGGCAACCGCGACCGCCGGCCACGCCGCCGTCACAGTCTTTGACGCCGCCACCGCCAATGTGGTCGTCTTCGCAGCCCATGTGGCAGCAGCCACCTATGTGGCAAGCGCCGCCAATGTGGGGGCCGTCACCGATGATGCAGCCTCCGATGATGGCAGGAATAGGCCCGCCGCTGTCGCAATTGTCGACGCAGCCGGCGCTATCGATGGATCCGCAATCGGCACAGCTACTGCAGTCAGGGCAGCTACAACAGGCGGGGCAACTACAACAGGAGGGACAGCTACAGCAGGTGGGGCAACTACAGCAAGCGGGGCAACTTCAGCAGGCAGGGCAGTTACAGCAGCCAGGGCAGCTAACTCAGTCCAGGAATCTAACGCAATCAGGGCAGCTACCACAGTCGGGGCAGCTACCACCCTGCCCGCCGTGTCCACAGCTATCTACAGTACCCTGTATTTATACGCCTCCGAATTTAGATGACAAGGATGGTGCCGTTGGTGACAAAGCAAGTAAGCCTAAGAAAGGTGACACGGTAGTGCACACCGCTCTATTCAAGGAGTCTTACTCCGGGCAGTCTATGGCATATGAGTATAGCAGCGATAAATCGTCTAGAAGTTTCAAGTCTCGTCAAACCCCTGAGTGCAGTGGATGTTGCTCTTCAAAGCAGGCAAGAAAATCTAACGTCTCCTTCGTGTTACCCGCCATAACGACAAACAACGAACAACCGTATTGTAATTTTAGCTCTTACGAAAATGGTAATCCAGACCAAAATCGTTCAGCAGCTGAACCTGATCTTGCTAAAAAGCGTAAGAAAAAAAGAGTAAGcaagaaaaaaagtaaacagCGGACCGAATTGATATATTTTGcccaaaacaaacaaaccaatcCTTTTAATAAGAAATTGAACAGTTTTCTTAGTCCAACGAACAACACAGTGTCAATAAGCCACGCATACTTAGATAAAATTATTCGAAAACAATACGATCCCAAATTTTTCATACAAGAATTTTCAGACACCAGTCACTTTTCGAGGCCGATTTGCAGAGACAGTGATGATAAATCTGCAGGTCTGCACGAATCTGAATCCGACGTGTGCTCGTGCTGTCACGGGCTATTTCAAAACATTGATGACTATATGCCAAAAGGATTtgattctataaataaaataactcagtATGAAAGAAACTAcacgaataataaatataataactcaaatctatatgacattgttCCTGTAAAGGAGAACACAAATAGGTTACAAAAAGAAAGTGTAATACCTAAAAAGGAAATGGAAATTCGATGTTGGCCGGAACAATTTCGGTACAAATACCACTACGATCCGACGACAGAAAAATACCGCGCTGAAATTAATCTAAAACGACGTGACAAGTTAACTACCCAGAAAACAAAGCAAATGGGAAAGTTAGAGCAAGTTAATCAAGACCAAAATCGGATGAAAACACATTTTCACGAAACAAGTAAGGAAACACACgatgaaaataaagaaactgttccagaattaaagttaaaaaactcTGAATCCGTTAAGAGTATTCTAGTCAAAAACGAATTAATTGCACCTGATGACATAAACATGAAACTTCACCTTACCAACCAGAGCAAGCAAATGGAATTAAttccaaataaaaacaaaacagaatcgactttaaatcaaataaaaagtattttgcaaTCTATGTTAGcagaaattaaaacaaatacagTAGTAAACGAAGCTTTGGAAAAAGTACCAAAAAAAGATGCTGTTGTTCAAAAAGAAGCTTCTCAAAATAACATGCAAGGCCAATCGACCCTACTTCATAGTTTcacttataataattcatacaaCACTAACCCTTACTTGCCGTCTTGTTCTCGACAGGGTTTTTTAGCTGGCCAATGCTGTTTACCAGGAGTTCCATACAACCCTTCTTTTAAACATCTACATAACTTCCCAGTGTTTGTTCACACATCTGGAAGACGCTTATGCGcctgttattgtaaaaatagtTCGCATAACTCTTCAAAATATAAGCAAGCTTCATCAGCTGCCACAAACACAGACAAAGACGTTCAGAACGTTGGTAACAGAGAGACTGAAAaacttataaaagaaaattacaaaatgGCTATGACTATGGACTTTCCAGCTAAAGAGAATTCTGTAAGCGagtatgatgaaaaaaaatcgactagaaatgattttattaagaAAAGTAATACAAAAGATATAATAAGCACTGGTAAGGAAGTCATAGGTAAACGAGATATTCAAGTTGAAGCAGCTTTAATTTCCTCGACTATATCAAATAATAGCAAATTAGCAACTGCTGCCAGCACCCAGTCGGAAGATAAACATGAAAACAGGTATGCAAGAAATGAAGCAAACCATAATGGCGTATTACATGGAATCGAACGACACAGTACTGACACAATCGTGGAGGGCGATGGAGATACATGCGCATCTAGTGATGAAACTGAAGAAGATGATATTGTGGTCGTCAAGGAATATAAAACACCG AAAAATGAAAGGAAATGTCTCCTACAAAGGATGTTCAAATCGGTGAACATGTTCAGGAAAAGCAAGTCAGACAAAAAAGATCAAAAGGAATGTGATGAAGGATCTCGAGCGAGCGACTCTGATGATTACGAAACAATTTACAGTGGACGTACAGTTGTTCCACCGCAGAATGATCGCAAACAATATTACAAACGCAACAGTCAGCCAAATGCCAATTCAACATTCAGACCATTGCACGGAAAAGGTAGAAGGTCACCTTATTTAGAACAAGAATACAGGAGGCAATGGAATGAACAGCTCGTATTTGAAAATCAACAGGAAAAAAGACAATCATCCGGGCGACCTCGTTCAAACCAATCACCTCAATATTCTCGTCCGCCTTATTGGAATAATTACGATGCAAGGACCGCCACAGTAGAACACAATATGCAAAATCAATTCAAAGACATTTCTGAAACAAAGGTAAAAAAGCAGTTGAAGTTTGATCCGCTTGATAAACTGAAAGATGGCGCGGCAAAAGATAAGCGTAAATGGCTTAAGAAACATAAACTGGCCAATTGTGGAGAACACTGGAAGAGCTTCATATTGGAAAGTTGA